A window of Bdellovibrionota bacterium genomic DNA:
TCATGTTGAGCTGGAAAAACTTGATTTGGATTTTGTTGCTGCTGGCATTCGCACCCGTTCGGATGGGCCATGCGGTTGAAATGAAGGTCGGCGTGGTCAACATTCAAGATGTGCTCGATGCCGTTGAGGAAGGGAAAAAGGCGAAAGCGAAGATGGAGGGTGAGATCGCCAAGAAGAAAAAGGACCTGGACGACCGCCAGGCCGAATACAAGAAGCTGGATGAGGGGTTGGAGAAACAGAAACTGCTTCTCTCTCCCTCGGCCCTAAGCGAGAAGCAGAAGGAACTGGAAGCCAAGAAGATGGAAATTCAGAAACTTTATATGTCGAGCCAGACCGAAATGCAGAAACTGGAAGGGCAGTTGATGGCCGACATACTGAAGAAGATTCGATCGGTTGTGGCGAAAATCGCCCAACAGAACAGTTACGATCTTGTCGTCGAGAAGTCCGAAGGGGGGCTGCTCTATTATAAGGACGGGTACGACATCACGAAGCTGGTCGTGGACGAATACAACAAGGCTTATAAGAAGTAGAAGGCACCCTTAATCAAAATAGGCGCGTAGCTCAGTGGGAGAGCGCTTCCCTGACACGGAAGAGGTCGGAGGTTCAACCCCTCTCGCGCCTACCACGCTGGGTCTTTTTCCGCATAGCTTCGTTGCTCGGAGGTTGCTCCGGTTTCTCGCCGCCTGCGGCCTCGTCTGACGACAAAATCTCTTCGCGTGGATCCCTGTGCGAACCTGGCCGAGGCCGAAAGTATTCAATCCCTCTCGCGCCTACCACGCTTGTTCCTTTTCCGCGTAGCTTCTTTTAGCCTGCCAATTTCTGTCGATTGACATCATGATGTCTATTTGTTAGCATCATGATGTGCGTACGACGGTGACGTTAGAAGACGACGTGGTGTCCAAGCTCAAAAAGCTCTGTCGGGAAACCGGCAAGAGCTTTAAGGACGCCATCAACGAGGCGGTGCGCATCGGGTTGAGTAGCCGCAAACCCAAGAAGCAACTTAAACCTTTCAAGGTCAAAGCGTGGAATATGAAGCTCCGACCGGGAATCCAAATCGACAATATTGGAGAACTCCTCGATCAGCTCGATGAGTTGGACCGATCTGACGCTCGTTGACGCAAACGTCCTGATTCACGCCTACAACCTGGATTCCTCCATCCATCGCGTGGCATCCGAGTGGTGGGCCGACAAGCTTTCCGGATCGGAACGGGTCGGTCTGGCTTTGGCATCCGTGCTGGCGTTTGTTCGGATAACAACGCACCCGAGGGCACTGGCTCAGCCCAAGCCGATGAAGGAAATCTCAGAAATCGTTTCCTCCTGGTTTGAAGAGGATTCAGTGGATTGGCTTCACCCCACAGAACGCCATTGGGAGATTCTTAGCAGACTATTGGTGGACGCTCAGGCATCCGGGAATCTTGTGCCGGACGCCCATCTTGCCGCTCTAGCGATCGAACATGGCGCGACGCTTTGCACCACCGACCGCGACTTCAGCCGATTTCCCGGCTTAAAATGGACCAATCCACTCATTTGAAGTCCACATTCCTTCAATTGCCCACATAGAGAAAAAACCGTAGATTGATTCTCCTCATGCCGTCGGTACGACTGCCAGATGGTAGTTCAAAGGACGCCGCCAAGGGTACGACCGTTCTCGAATTTGCCCGGTCGATCGGGAGCGGTTTGGCGAAGGCGGTCTTGGCGGGGCGGGTCGACGGCAAGCTCGTAGACCTCCGTTCGCCCATTCTGAAAGATTGTTCGATCGAAATTGTGACGAACAAAGACCCGGAGGCAAACGACGTTGTCCGGCACTCGGCGGAACATGTCATGGCCGATGCTGTAAAACAGCTCTGGCCGGAGGCCCAGATCGACGTCGGTCGCACGGACCATAGCGAGAAATTTCAATACGACTTCAAAGTCGATCGGCCATTCACGCCCGAGGATCTCGATAAAATCGAAAAGAAGATGCTGGAGATCATTAAGACCAAAGCGGCGTTTACGCGCGAAGTGGTCGACCGAAAAACGGCGAAGAAAATGTTCAAAGAGATGGGCGAACTTCTCAAAGTCTCCCGCATCGACGATATTCCGGACGGCGAGGACATCACGATCTTTCGGCATGGGTCGTTCGTCGATCTCTGCCGCGGCCCCCACGTCCAGTCCACCTCCCAGATCGGCGCGATCAAGCTGTTTGAAACTTCGGCGTCTTACTGGCGCGGAGACGAAAGCAATGAAGTTCTTCAACGAATTTATGGAACGGCGTTCGGCACCAAGAAAGAATTGGACGATTATTTGGCGAAGCTGGAAGAGGCCCGCCGGCGCGATCACCGCCGAATCGGAAAGGATCTCGATCTCTTCAGCGTTTCCGACGACGTTGGGCCCGGTCTGATCCTTTGGCATCCCAAAGGAGCGACGGTTCGGTATCTCGTGGAGGAGTTCTGGCGCAAAGAGCACTTTAAGGCGGGATACCAGTTGGTGTATTCGCCTCATTTAGCCCGTCGGCATCTTTGGGAAACGTCGGGGCATACCGACTTTTATAAGGACAACATGTTCGCTCCCATGGAAGTCGAAGGGCAGCCCTACTTAATCAAGCCCATGAACTGCCCGTTCCACATTCAGATCTACAAGTCAGCTCTCCGAAGTTACCGGGATCTCCCGATTCGGTACGCGGAGCTGGGTACGGTCTATCGATACGAACGATCGGGCGTCCTGCACGGTCTCCTCCGGGTTCGCGGCTTTACACAAGACGACGCCCACCTATTTGTGACGCCCGAACTCCTGGATAAAGAGATCGAGCAGGTTCTAGAATTCGTTATCTATATATTTAAAATCTTTGGGTTTTCTGAGTACGATATTTTTCTTTCTACCCGGCCGCCGAAGTCGGTCGGTTCGAA
This region includes:
- a CDS encoding OmpH family outer membrane protein, encoding MLSWKNLIWILLLLAFAPVRMGHAVEMKVGVVNIQDVLDAVEEGKKAKAKMEGEIAKKKKDLDDRQAEYKKLDEGLEKQKLLLSPSALSEKQKELEAKKMEIQKLYMSSQTEMQKLEGQLMADILKKIRSVVAKIAQQNSYDLVVEKSEGGLLYYKDGYDITKLVVDEYNKAYKK
- a CDS encoding type II toxin-antitoxin system VapC family toxin translates to MSWTDLTLVDANVLIHAYNLDSSIHRVASEWWADKLSGSERVGLALASVLAFVRITTHPRALAQPKPMKEISEIVSSWFEEDSVDWLHPTERHWEILSRLLVDAQASGNLVPDAHLAALAIEHGATLCTTDRDFSRFPGLKWTNPLI
- the thrS gene encoding threonine--tRNA ligase gives rise to the protein MPSVRLPDGSSKDAAKGTTVLEFARSIGSGLAKAVLAGRVDGKLVDLRSPILKDCSIEIVTNKDPEANDVVRHSAEHVMADAVKQLWPEAQIDVGRTDHSEKFQYDFKVDRPFTPEDLDKIEKKMLEIIKTKAAFTREVVDRKTAKKMFKEMGELLKVSRIDDIPDGEDITIFRHGSFVDLCRGPHVQSTSQIGAIKLFETSASYWRGDESNEVLQRIYGTAFGTKKELDDYLAKLEEARRRDHRRIGKDLDLFSVSDDVGPGLILWHPKGATVRYLVEEFWRKEHFKAGYQLVYSPHLARRHLWETSGHTDFYKDNMFAPMEVEGQPYLIKPMNCPFHIQIYKSALRSYRDLPIRYAELGTVYRYERSGVLHGLLRVRGFTQDDAHLFVTPELLDKEIEQVLEFVIYIFKIFGFSEYDIFLSTRPPKSVGSNGEWDHATAALRKALEKSKLPFVVDPGEGVFYGPKIDIKVKDSLGRVWQCGTIQVDFNLPARFHLEFVDRDGRRRAPIMVHRALLGSMERFLGCLVEHYVGAFPLWLSPIQAKVLPITDEQQAFGEEVRQRLASEGFRVESDLRGEKLGLKIREAQLQKVPYMVIVGAEELANRTLALRKRTGEQTAGVTIDEFVARLHEEEKERI